One segment of Phaeacidiphilus oryzae TH49 DNA contains the following:
- a CDS encoding sensor histidine kinase: MRLRLAEDAAGRRVLVRVEDNGPGIPLDRMERIFQDGWSTKPERGTARRGLGLALVHRLVLRHGGRIDVRSGPPGAVFTVELPLPLGGAEPPESAEGVFAGTGVGVGTGAGILR, translated from the coding sequence GTGCGGCTGCGGCTGGCGGAGGACGCCGCCGGGCGGCGGGTGCTGGTGCGGGTCGAGGACAACGGTCCCGGGATACCGCTGGACCGGATGGAGCGGATCTTCCAGGACGGCTGGTCCACCAAGCCGGAGCGCGGCACCGCGCGCCGGGGACTCGGGCTGGCGCTGGTGCACCGGCTGGTGCTGCGGCACGGCGGGCGGATCGACGTCCGGTCCGGCCCGCCCGGGGCGGTCTTCACGGTGGAGCTGCCGTTGCCGCTGGGGGGCGCGGAGCCGCCGGAGAGCGCCGAGGGCGTGTTCGCCGGGACCGGCGTGGGGGTGGGGACAGGCGCGGGGATACTGAGATGA
- a CDS encoding RNA polymerase sigma factor, whose translation MSASTSRSLPPEIAESTALMALIERGKAQGQIAGDDVRHAFEADQIPVTKWKNVMRSLNQVLDEEGVTLMVSAADPSASKRPRKSVPTKSAAGRSTAARAPRTSGTTGANGAAGTAARPAAPAAGAAPVTARTAAAATAAPLTAAAAIPSVEAADAEASPAPVKKAAVKKTAAKKTAAKKTTAKKAAAKKATSRAGGSDEAEDELPEGSGPADKPENEAAAGPEGTDEDQGFVLSDEDEDDAPAQQVAAAGATADPVKDYLKQIGKVPLLNAEQEVELAKRIEAGLFAEDKLSTEDKLAPKLKRELEIIAEDGRRAKNHLLEANLRLVVSLAKRYTGRGMLFLDLIQEGNLGLIRAVEKFDYTKGYKFSTYATWWIRQAITRAMADQARTIRIPVHMVEVINKLARVQRQMLQDLGREPTPEELAKELDMTPEKVIEVQKYGREPISLHTPLGEDGDSEFGDLIEDSEAVVPADAVSFTLLQEQLHSVLDTLSEREAGVVSMRFGLTDGQPKTLDEIGKVYGVTRERIRQIESKTMSKLRHPSRSQVLRDYLD comes from the coding sequence GTGTCGGCCAGCACATCCCGTTCGCTCCCGCCCGAGATCGCCGAATCCACCGCTCTCATGGCGCTCATCGAGCGGGGTAAGGCCCAGGGGCAGATCGCCGGCGACGACGTGCGCCACGCCTTCGAGGCGGACCAGATCCCGGTCACCAAGTGGAAGAACGTCATGCGCAGCCTCAACCAGGTCCTCGATGAGGAGGGTGTGACGCTGATGGTGAGTGCAGCGGATCCGTCCGCATCCAAGCGCCCCCGCAAGAGCGTCCCCACGAAGAGCGCCGCCGGCCGCAGCACCGCCGCACGGGCTCCTCGCACCAGCGGAACCACCGGCGCCAACGGCGCCGCAGGCACCGCCGCGAGGCCGGCCGCCCCGGCCGCGGGCGCGGCGCCCGTCACCGCCCGCACCGCCGCCGCGGCCACCGCGGCGCCGCTGACCGCCGCCGCCGCCATCCCCTCGGTCGAGGCCGCCGACGCAGAGGCGAGCCCCGCTCCGGTGAAGAAGGCCGCGGTGAAGAAGACGGCCGCGAAGAAGACCGCGGCCAAGAAGACCACCGCGAAGAAGGCCGCGGCCAAGAAGGCGACCTCCCGCGCGGGCGGCTCCGACGAGGCCGAGGACGAGCTGCCCGAGGGCTCGGGCCCCGCGGACAAGCCGGAGAACGAGGCCGCCGCCGGCCCCGAGGGCACCGACGAGGACCAGGGCTTCGTCCTGTCCGACGAGGACGAGGACGACGCCCCGGCCCAGCAGGTCGCCGCCGCCGGCGCCACCGCCGACCCGGTCAAGGACTACCTCAAGCAGATCGGCAAGGTTCCGCTGCTCAACGCGGAGCAGGAGGTCGAGCTCGCCAAGCGGATCGAGGCCGGCCTCTTCGCCGAGGACAAGCTCTCGACCGAGGACAAGCTCGCCCCCAAGCTCAAGCGCGAGCTGGAGATCATCGCCGAGGACGGCCGCCGGGCCAAGAACCACCTGCTGGAGGCCAACCTCCGCCTGGTGGTCTCGCTGGCCAAGCGCTACACCGGCCGCGGCATGCTCTTCCTGGACCTGATCCAGGAGGGCAACCTCGGTCTGATCCGCGCGGTGGAGAAGTTCGACTACACCAAGGGCTACAAGTTCTCGACCTACGCCACCTGGTGGATCCGGCAGGCGATCACCCGCGCCATGGCCGACCAGGCCCGCACCATCCGCATCCCGGTGCACATGGTCGAGGTCATCAACAAGCTGGCCCGCGTGCAGCGCCAGATGCTCCAGGACCTGGGCCGCGAGCCCACCCCGGAGGAGCTGGCCAAGGAACTCGACATGACCCCGGAGAAGGTCATCGAGGTCCAGAAGTACGGCCGCGAGCCGATCTCCCTCCACACCCCGCTGGGTGAGGACGGGGACAGCGAGTTCGGAGACCTGATCGAGGACTCCGAGGCGGTCGTCCCGGCCGACGCGGTCTCCTTCACCCTCCTCCAGGAGCAGCTCCACTCGGTCCTGGACACCCTCTCCGAGCGCGAGGCCGGCGTGGTCTCGATGCGCTTCGGCCTGACGGACGGTCAGCCGAAGACGCTGGACGAGATCGGCAAGGTCTACGGCGTGACCCGCGAGCGGATCCGCCAGATCGAGTCCAAGACCATGTCCAAGCTGCGCCACCCGTCGCGCTCCCAGGTGCTCCGCGACTACCTGGACTGA
- a CDS encoding sensor histidine kinase, producing MDGQHDFWFGWPSEESLRREGFHPTRRRLAVAVRWVALIGVVWGDLASRGSRPLWHAALIIVAAGLASLGIWAFIRVSSARRLVPSLAVLTALGAMGLALPLVKGWALGGLLIVLVCFVSAQRLPAMAALSFGFCAVVAATVLWSTVFWGNFGTACLGLMVFGYVLRQDREQRAATHRMLRQEREMHAAEAEAAALAERGRIARDIHDVLAHSLSAQLVHLEAARLMIDAGAERGDVRERVVAARRMAQEGLEETRRALSALRGEIVPVGEYLAELAAREGAELTVRGVPRPLAAAVGEAVRRTAQEGVTNVRKHAPGAELALTLRYLDDGAVELAVVNGPPPGERRGTPTEGADGGGAAGSAGPTAPAGLAASGSGYGLTGMRERVKLLGGETTVGPTPEGGFAVRVRLPT from the coding sequence GTGGACGGGCAGCACGACTTCTGGTTCGGATGGCCGTCCGAGGAGTCGCTGCGCCGGGAGGGCTTCCACCCGACCCGGCGCCGGCTCGCGGTGGCCGTCCGCTGGGTGGCGCTGATCGGGGTGGTCTGGGGCGACCTGGCCTCCCGCGGGTCCCGCCCCCTCTGGCACGCGGCGCTGATCATCGTGGCGGCCGGACTGGCCTCGCTGGGGATCTGGGCCTTCATCCGGGTCTCAAGCGCGCGGCGCCTGGTGCCCTCGCTGGCGGTGCTGACCGCGCTCGGCGCGATGGGTCTGGCGCTGCCGCTGGTCAAGGGCTGGGCGCTGGGCGGGCTGCTGATCGTCCTGGTCTGCTTCGTGTCGGCGCAGCGGCTGCCGGCGATGGCCGCCCTCTCCTTCGGCTTCTGCGCCGTGGTGGCCGCGACGGTGCTGTGGAGCACCGTGTTCTGGGGCAACTTCGGCACCGCCTGCCTGGGGCTGATGGTCTTCGGCTACGTGCTGCGGCAGGACCGGGAGCAGCGGGCCGCGACCCACCGGATGCTCCGGCAGGAGCGGGAGATGCACGCCGCCGAGGCGGAGGCCGCCGCGCTGGCCGAGCGCGGGCGGATCGCCCGGGACATCCACGACGTGCTGGCACACAGCCTCTCCGCGCAGCTGGTCCACCTGGAGGCGGCCCGGTTGATGATCGACGCCGGGGCGGAGCGCGGAGACGTCCGGGAGCGGGTGGTGGCGGCCCGCAGGATGGCCCAGGAGGGCCTGGAGGAGACCCGCAGGGCGCTCTCCGCGCTGCGCGGAGAGATCGTCCCGGTGGGGGAGTACCTCGCCGAACTGGCCGCCCGGGAGGGCGCCGAGCTGACCGTGCGGGGGGTGCCGAGGCCGCTGGCGGCTGCGGTCGGCGAGGCGGTCCGGCGCACGGCGCAGGAGGGGGTCACCAATGTCCGCAAGCACGCGCCGGGGGCGGAGCTGGCGCTGACGCTGCGTTACCTGGACGACGGGGCGGTCGAGTTGGCGGTGGTGAACGGGCCGCCGCCGGGGGAGCGGCGCGGGACGCCCACCGAGGGCGCGGACGGCGGCGGGGCCGCCGGCTCGGCCGGGCCTACCGCGCCGGCCGGGCTGGCCGCCTCCGGGAGCGGCTACGGGCTGACCGGGATGCGCGAGCGGGTCAAGCTGCTCGGCGGGGAGACGACCGTCGGGCCCACGCCGGAGGGCGGTTTCGCGGTGCGGGTGCGGCTGCCCACGTGA
- a CDS encoding response regulator, with amino-acid sequence MLLGLLPGIEVVGSAADGEEAVRLVAEQKPDVVLMDLRMPRLDGVAATARIRAEHPRTEVVVLTTYADDDSLFPALQAGARGYLTKDAGGEEIARAIADVRSGAAGLAPGVQRRLLERLTGAHAAAWEPSQAPAPGGGAGAGVGAASGAGGAGGAGSPAELPDGLTGREAEVLGLIAEGLSNGEIADRLFVSVATVKTHINNLFAKTGVRDRAQAVRYAYEHGLRPRP; translated from the coding sequence ATGCTGCTCGGTCTGCTGCCGGGGATCGAGGTCGTCGGCTCCGCCGCGGACGGCGAGGAGGCCGTCCGGCTGGTCGCCGAGCAGAAGCCGGACGTCGTCCTGATGGACCTGCGGATGCCGCGGCTGGACGGCGTCGCCGCGACCGCCAGGATCCGCGCCGAGCATCCGCGCACCGAGGTGGTCGTCCTCACCACCTACGCCGACGACGACTCGCTCTTCCCCGCGCTGCAGGCCGGGGCCCGGGGCTATCTCACCAAGGACGCCGGCGGGGAGGAGATCGCCCGCGCGATCGCGGACGTCCGCTCCGGCGCGGCGGGGCTCGCACCGGGCGTGCAGCGGCGTCTGCTGGAGCGGCTGACGGGGGCTCACGCCGCGGCGTGGGAGCCTTCGCAGGCTCCGGCGCCCGGGGGCGGCGCGGGCGCGGGCGTGGGCGCGGCGAGCGGGGCCGGTGGGGCCGGTGGGGCGGGTTCACCCGCCGAGCTGCCGGACGGGCTGACCGGCCGGGAGGCCGAGGTCCTGGGGCTGATCGCGGAGGGGCTCTCCAACGGGGAGATCGCCGACCGGTTGTTCGTCTCGGTCGCGACGGTGAAGACCCACATCAACAACCTCTTCGCCAAGACCGGCGTGCGGGACCGCGCGCAGGCGGTGCGCTATGCCTACGAACACGGCCTTCGACCGCGTCCTTAA
- a CDS encoding FadR/GntR family transcriptional regulator gives MSTLAQHTTMTPARSVQPGPGELDGYPLAPSAAPSGLAAGPGRPHPHAPAAAGPGASLGSSGPGGPPVSQVSGPAAADRVVPAAALRWEAGEVDLRATARKPAANRGRGLHGQLVQQLGQMIVAGDLGADRPLVPEEIGQRFEVSRTVVRESLRVLEAKGLVSARPNVGTRVRPVADWNLLDPDIIEWRAYGPQRDDQRRELFELRWAIEPLAARLAAGHGQEEVQHRLVEMTEVMAHAAAQGEALTFARADNELHTLILQLAGNRMLEHLAAIVASALQVSGGPITACERPSESAVGLHVRLVDALGTGDGTAAEAAMRSLLTVHPEVEHVDHVVPGPREH, from the coding sequence GTGAGTACCCTTGCGCAGCACACCACGATGACCCCCGCCCGCTCCGTCCAGCCCGGGCCGGGTGAGCTGGACGGCTACCCGCTCGCCCCCTCCGCCGCGCCCTCCGGGCTGGCGGCCGGACCAGGCCGGCCGCACCCGCACGCCCCCGCCGCGGCGGGCCCCGGCGCCTCGCTCGGATCGTCCGGTCCCGGTGGACCTCCGGTGTCCCAGGTCTCCGGTCCGGCGGCCGCCGACCGGGTGGTCCCGGCCGCCGCGCTCCGCTGGGAGGCCGGTGAGGTCGATCTTCGTGCGACCGCCCGCAAGCCCGCCGCCAACCGGGGCCGCGGTCTGCACGGCCAACTCGTCCAGCAGCTCGGTCAGATGATCGTGGCCGGCGACCTCGGCGCGGACCGCCCGCTGGTCCCGGAGGAGATCGGCCAGCGGTTCGAGGTCTCCCGCACGGTGGTCCGCGAGTCCCTCCGGGTGCTGGAGGCCAAGGGCCTGGTCAGCGCCCGCCCGAACGTCGGCACCCGGGTCCGCCCGGTCGCCGACTGGAACCTCCTCGACCCCGACATCATCGAGTGGCGCGCCTACGGGCCGCAGCGGGACGACCAGCGCCGCGAGCTCTTCGAGCTGCGCTGGGCGATCGAGCCGCTGGCCGCCCGGCTGGCCGCCGGCCACGGCCAGGAGGAGGTGCAGCACCGCCTGGTCGAGATGACCGAGGTGATGGCGCACGCCGCGGCCCAGGGCGAGGCCCTCACCTTCGCCCGCGCCGACAACGAACTCCACACCCTGATCCTGCAGTTGGCGGGCAACCGGATGCTGGAGCACCTGGCGGCGATCGTCGCCTCCGCGCTCCAGGTCTCCGGCGGCCCGATCACCGCCTGCGAGCGCCCGTCCGAGTCCGCGGTCGGCCTCCACGTCCGCCTGGTGGACGCGCTGGGCACCGGCGACGGCACGGCGGCCGAGGCGGCGATGCGCTCGCTGCTCACCGTCCACCCGGAGGTCGAGCACGTGGACCATGTCGTCCCCGGCCCGCGCGAGCACTGA
- a CDS encoding DUF485 domain-containing protein, which yields MQASAEFREIRGRYRGFAFPACVFFLLWYLLYVVGAVTLPQLMARPLIGSINLAWLLGIAQFVTTFAVAALYARHARLKRDRAALGLRWDTQDRLR from the coding sequence GTGCAGGCCAGCGCGGAGTTCCGGGAGATCCGCGGGCGGTACCGCGGGTTCGCCTTTCCGGCCTGCGTGTTCTTCCTCCTCTGGTACCTCCTCTACGTGGTCGGCGCGGTCACTCTGCCGCAGTTGATGGCGCGGCCGCTGATCGGCTCGATCAACCTCGCCTGGCTGCTCGGCATCGCGCAGTTCGTGACCACCTTCGCGGTCGCCGCCCTCTACGCCCGGCACGCCCGGCTCAAGCGGGACCGGGCCGCCCTCGGCCTGCGCTGGGACACCCAGGACCGGCTCCGGTGA
- a CDS encoding solute symporter family protein, with protein sequence MHANLLAAAGGGQPHNAHQALSTALFSAVVLVTLGVTVWAGRRVRAAEEYYTGGRQFTPMQNGFAISGDYMSAASFLGVTGLIALYGYDGLLYTIGFLVGWLVVLVLLAELVRNTGRYTLADVLSVRMRQRPVRAATGVASMVVALFYLLAQMVGAGSVVAMLLGQNTDAARAWSIVGVGALMTVYVAIGGMRATTWIQIIKAVLLLGGTVLLCALVLIRFHGNVSELLSHAARGSGFGDAYLRPGLTYGGSWQNRLDFVSLGLALVLGTGGLPHILSRFYTVPTARAARRSALWAIGLVGGFYLMMIILGLGAAALVGADRVRASNAAGNTAVPLLAQVLGGGAGSTGGAVLFAVIAAVAFATVLAVVAGLTMASSVAFAHDLWARAFRRADEPTPSEADEVAVARGAAVGVGAIAIVLSLFAQKLNVASLVGLAFAIAASANLPTLLFNLFWRRFTTRGAVWATYGGLIPALLLVAFSPVVSGSPSSVFPGVDFHWFPLQNPGVVSIPCGFLAGWLGTVTSRRSADPDAYAELEVRALTGAGAV encoded by the coding sequence ATGCACGCGAACCTCCTCGCCGCAGCCGGCGGCGGTCAGCCGCACAACGCCCACCAGGCGCTCTCCACCGCCCTGTTCAGCGCCGTGGTGCTGGTCACCCTCGGAGTCACCGTCTGGGCCGGCCGCCGGGTCCGCGCCGCGGAGGAGTACTACACCGGCGGCCGCCAGTTCACCCCCATGCAGAACGGTTTCGCCATCTCCGGCGACTACATGTCCGCCGCCTCCTTCCTCGGCGTCACCGGTCTCATCGCCCTCTACGGCTACGACGGGCTGCTCTACACCATCGGCTTCCTGGTCGGCTGGCTGGTGGTGCTGGTGCTCCTCGCCGAACTGGTCCGCAACACCGGGCGGTACACCCTGGCCGACGTCCTCTCGGTGCGGATGCGGCAGCGGCCGGTGCGGGCCGCGACCGGGGTCGCCTCGATGGTGGTGGCGCTCTTCTACCTGCTGGCGCAGATGGTCGGTGCGGGCAGCGTGGTCGCGATGCTGCTCGGGCAGAACACCGACGCCGCCCGGGCCTGGTCGATCGTCGGGGTGGGCGCGCTGATGACGGTCTACGTCGCGATCGGCGGGATGCGGGCGACCACCTGGATCCAGATCATCAAGGCGGTCCTGCTGCTCGGCGGAACGGTTCTGCTCTGCGCGCTGGTGCTGATCCGCTTCCACGGGAACGTCTCCGAGCTGCTGTCCCACGCGGCCCGCGGCTCCGGCTTCGGCGACGCGTATCTCCGCCCCGGGCTCACCTACGGGGGGAGCTGGCAGAACCGGCTGGACTTCGTCAGCCTCGGGCTCGCGCTGGTGCTCGGCACCGGCGGGCTGCCGCACATCCTGTCCCGCTTCTACACCGTGCCGACAGCGCGGGCCGCCCGGCGCTCCGCGCTGTGGGCGATCGGCCTGGTCGGCGGGTTCTATCTGATGATGATCATTCTGGGGCTGGGCGCCGCGGCGCTGGTCGGCGCGGACCGGGTGCGGGCGTCCAACGCGGCCGGCAACACCGCCGTACCGCTGCTGGCCCAGGTGCTCGGCGGAGGCGCCGGCAGCACCGGCGGCGCGGTGCTCTTCGCGGTCATCGCGGCGGTGGCCTTCGCCACCGTCCTGGCGGTGGTGGCCGGGCTGACCATGGCCTCCTCGGTGGCGTTCGCCCATGACCTGTGGGCCCGCGCGTTCCGCCGGGCGGACGAGCCGACGCCGAGCGAGGCGGACGAGGTGGCGGTGGCCCGGGGCGCGGCGGTCGGGGTCGGCGCGATCGCGATCGTGCTCAGCCTCTTCGCGCAGAAGCTGAACGTGGCCTCGCTGGTGGGGCTGGCCTTCGCGATCGCCGCCTCGGCGAATCTGCCGACGCTGCTCTTCAACCTCTTCTGGCGGCGGTTCACCACCCGCGGGGCGGTGTGGGCGACGTACGGGGGGCTGATTCCGGCGCTGCTGCTGGTGGCGTTCTCGCCGGTGGTCTCGGGGAGCCCCTCGTCGGTCTTCCCCGGAGTCGACTTCCACTGGTTCCCGCTGCAGAACCCCGGGGTCGTCTCCATTCCGTGCGGATTCCTGGCCGGCTGGCTGGGGACGGTGACCTCCCGGCGGAGCGCCGATCCGGACGCCTATGCCGAGCTCGAGGTCCGCGCACTGACCGGCGCGGGGGCGGTGTAG
- a CDS encoding S1 family peptidase gives MWLAPSPHAQAIVGGWTDSPKRHPWVVALGSRSEYGGTRSGQFCGGALLTPTKVVTAAHCFYDENTGQRLDRPDLRVIVGRLDLAGSTGTEVPVSRVWIDPRYRMSSNMWDVAVLTLAKPQRGRPVLPLVAQGATAPYRAGTPAQVYGWGDDQGTGSYPTVLHGVQVPVVADATCARDYPGGADGTFNARTMVCAGEQGGGKDACQGDSGGPMVVAGRLVGLVSWGTGCAEAGHPGVYTRLSAVADTVRAQL, from the coding sequence ATGTGGCTGGCCCCCTCCCCGCACGCCCAGGCGATCGTCGGCGGCTGGACGGACAGCCCCAAGCGGCACCCCTGGGTGGTCGCCCTGGGCAGCCGCAGCGAGTACGGCGGCACCCGCTCCGGGCAGTTCTGCGGGGGCGCCCTGCTGACCCCGACCAAGGTGGTCACGGCGGCGCACTGCTTCTACGACGAGAACACCGGGCAGCGGCTGGACCGGCCGGACCTGCGGGTGATCGTCGGCCGGCTGGACCTGGCGGGCAGCACCGGCACCGAGGTCCCGGTCAGCAGGGTCTGGATCGACCCGCGGTACCGGATGTCCAGCAACATGTGGGACGTCGCGGTGCTCACCCTGGCGAAGCCGCAGCGCGGCCGTCCGGTGCTGCCGCTGGTCGCCCAGGGGGCCACGGCGCCGTACCGGGCGGGCACGCCGGCCCAGGTCTACGGCTGGGGCGACGACCAGGGCACCGGCTCGTACCCGACGGTGCTGCACGGCGTCCAGGTGCCGGTGGTGGCGGACGCCACCTGCGCGCGGGACTACCCGGGCGGGGCGGACGGCACCTTCAACGCCCGCACGATGGTGTGCGCGGGCGAGCAGGGCGGCGGCAAGGACGCCTGCCAGGGCGACAGCGGCGGGCCGATGGTGGTGGCCGGCCGGCTGGTCGGGCTGGTCTCCTGGGGCACCGGCTGCGCCGAGGCGGGCCACCCCGGGGTGTACACCCGGCTGTCGGCGGTGGCGGACACGGTCCGCGCGCAACTGTGA
- a CDS encoding DNA gyrase/topoisomerase IV subunit B, giving the protein MTAQTTATTAPALRADDGSNYTARHLLVLEGLEAVRKRPGMYIGSTDSRGLMHCLWEIIDNSVDEALAGYGDAIEVVLHEDGSVEVIDNARGIPVDVEPKTGLSGVEVVMTKLHAGGKFGGGSYAASGGLHGVGASVVNALSSRLDVEVDRGGATHAISFRRGMPGQFASAGPDGKFQPGNGLRKTKKIPKARSGTRIRYWADRQIFLKDARLSLENLHNRARQTAFLVPGLKLTVRDERHIDGAETDEQVFKYDGGIAEFCEYLAPDKPVCDVLRLSGEGTFKETVPVLDEQGHMTPTEVTRSLGVDVALRWGTGYDTTLRSFVNIIATPKGGTHVSGFERSLTRTLNEALRGAKLLRVAEDDVTKDDATEGLTAVVTVRLAEPQFEGQTKEVLGTSAANRIVANVVAKELKAFLTSTKRDAKAQARTVMEKVVAAARTRVAARQHKEAQRRKTALESSSLPAKLADCRSDDVDRSELFIVEGDSALGTAKLARNSEFQALLPIRGKILNVQKASVSDVLKNAECAAIIQVIGAGSGRTFDIDQARYGKIVLLADADVDGAHIRTLLLTLFQRYMRPMVEAGRVFAAVPPLHRVELSNPRKGQEKYVYTYSDAELHSTLLDLQRKGQRWKEPVQRYKGLGEMDADQLAETTLDPRHRTLRRINLGDLEAAERVFDLLMGNDVAPRKEFIVNSAATLDRSRIDI; this is encoded by the coding sequence GTGACCGCCCAGACGACCGCGACCACCGCGCCAGCCCTGCGCGCTGACGACGGCTCCAACTACACCGCGCGGCACCTGCTCGTCCTGGAGGGGCTCGAGGCGGTGCGCAAGCGCCCCGGGATGTACATCGGGTCCACGGACAGCCGCGGCCTGATGCACTGCCTCTGGGAGATCATCGACAACTCGGTGGACGAGGCCCTGGCCGGCTACGGCGACGCCATCGAGGTCGTGCTGCACGAGGACGGCTCGGTCGAGGTCATCGACAACGCCCGCGGCATCCCGGTCGACGTCGAGCCCAAGACCGGGCTCTCCGGCGTCGAGGTCGTGATGACCAAGCTGCACGCGGGCGGCAAGTTCGGCGGCGGCTCGTACGCCGCCTCCGGCGGTCTGCACGGCGTGGGCGCCTCGGTGGTGAACGCCCTCTCCTCGCGCCTGGACGTCGAGGTGGACCGGGGCGGGGCGACCCATGCGATCAGCTTCCGGCGCGGCATGCCAGGCCAGTTCGCCTCGGCCGGCCCGGACGGCAAGTTCCAGCCCGGCAACGGGCTGCGGAAGACCAAGAAGATCCCCAAGGCGCGCAGCGGCACCAGGATCCGCTACTGGGCCGACCGGCAGATCTTCCTCAAGGACGCCCGGCTCTCCCTGGAGAACCTCCACAACCGCGCCCGGCAGACCGCCTTCCTGGTCCCCGGCCTGAAGCTGACGGTCCGTGACGAGCGCCACATCGACGGCGCGGAGACCGACGAGCAGGTCTTCAAGTACGACGGCGGGATCGCCGAGTTCTGCGAGTACCTGGCGCCGGACAAGCCGGTCTGCGACGTGCTGCGGCTCTCCGGCGAGGGCACCTTCAAGGAGACCGTTCCCGTCCTCGACGAGCAGGGGCACATGACCCCGACCGAGGTGACCCGCTCGCTCGGGGTGGACGTCGCCCTGCGCTGGGGCACCGGCTACGACACCACCCTCCGCTCCTTCGTCAACATCATCGCCACCCCCAAGGGCGGCACCCACGTCTCCGGCTTCGAGCGCTCGCTCACCCGGACCCTCAACGAGGCCCTGCGCGGCGCCAAGCTGCTGCGCGTCGCCGAGGACGACGTCACCAAGGACGACGCCACCGAGGGGCTGACCGCGGTGGTCACCGTCCGGCTGGCCGAGCCGCAGTTCGAGGGCCAGACCAAGGAGGTGCTGGGCACCTCGGCGGCCAACCGGATCGTGGCCAACGTGGTCGCCAAGGAGCTGAAGGCCTTCCTCACCTCCACCAAGCGGGACGCCAAGGCGCAGGCCCGCACGGTGATGGAGAAGGTGGTGGCGGCCGCCAGGACCCGGGTCGCCGCCCGCCAGCACAAGGAGGCGCAGCGGCGGAAGACCGCCCTGGAGTCCTCCTCGCTGCCGGCCAAGCTGGCCGACTGCCGCAGCGACGACGTGGACCGCAGCGAGCTCTTCATCGTCGAGGGCGACTCGGCGCTTGGCACCGCCAAGCTGGCCCGCAACTCCGAGTTCCAGGCGCTGCTGCCGATCCGTGGCAAGATCCTCAACGTCCAGAAGGCGTCCGTGAGCGACGTCCTCAAGAACGCCGAGTGCGCGGCGATCATCCAGGTGATAGGAGCCGGCTCCGGGCGGACCTTCGACATCGACCAGGCCCGCTACGGCAAGATCGTGCTGCTCGCCGACGCCGACGTCGACGGCGCCCACATCCGGACCCTGCTGCTGACCCTCTTCCAGCGGTACATGCGGCCGATGGTCGAGGCCGGCCGGGTCTTCGCCGCGGTGCCGCCGCTGCACCGGGTCGAGCTCAGCAACCCGCGCAAGGGCCAGGAGAAGTACGTCTACACCTACTCGGACGCGGAGCTCCACTCGACGCTGCTGGACCTGCAGCGCAAGGGGCAGCGCTGGAAGGAGCCGGTGCAGCGGTACAAGGGCCTCGGCGAGATGGACGCCGACCAGCTGGCGGAGACCACCCTGGACCCGCGGCACCGCACCCTGCGGCGGATCAACCTGGGCGACCTGGAGGCCGCGGAGCGGGTCTTCGACCTGCTGATGGGCAACGACGTCGCGCCCCGCAAGGAGTTCATCGTGAACTCGGCGGCCACCCTGGACAGGTCGCGGATCGACATCTGA
- a CDS encoding DUF7455 domain-containing protein: MTTVLTPASPLTAADRCDRCGAQAYLRVVLTSGGELLFCAHHGRKFEPELKKIAAEIQDETDRLTGTSASASDEER; the protein is encoded by the coding sequence GTGACTACAGTTCTGACCCCCGCGAGCCCGCTGACCGCGGCCGACCGCTGCGACCGGTGCGGCGCCCAGGCCTACCTGCGCGTTGTGCTGACCTCCGGCGGAGAGCTGCTCTTCTGCGCCCACCACGGCCGCAAGTTCGAGCCGGAGCTCAAGAAGATCGCAGCTGAAATACAGGACGAGACCGACCGGCTGACCGGGACTTCGGCCTCCGCGAGCGACGAGGAGCGCTGA